Below is a window of Candidatus Hydrogenedentota bacterium DNA.
ACAACGTCCGCCCCGGTGGGTTCGGAGGTCAGCGACAGGAAGCCGACCAGCGGCTTGAGCACAACCGTGTGCGTACCGTTGTCGCCCGGCTTGACCGTCAGCGTCTCGTAGGTGCGCTCATAGCCGTCGAGTGTAAGCATGATCGTGGTCTTGCCGGCATCCAGGCCGGTCAGACGCAGCGGCGTAACACCGCAATCCTGGCTTTTGACGGTCACCATGGCCCCGGGAGGTTCGCTCGCGAGGGTCAACGCGCCGCCGCGGGCCGGCGCTTCCGGTCCGCCGCACGCCAAGCACAAGGCAAACACGCACACGACAGCCGCCGCATGCATAGACTGCCTTGCGTACGAGAGCATGCTCGCACTCCTCCCCAAAAACATCCGTACCTCTCCGCCGCGTCCCGGCGCGCTCGTCCCACGCTTCCGTCAGCGGACGACACATCCCGGGCTATCGCCCGAACCGCGGCGGGCAACCGCCCCGGCCGCGGACGCGTCAGGTGCTGCGTCTATCGCCTTTGTACCTGATCGGCGCCGCGCATGCAACCGCGCCGCCGCCTATTCCTCGCCGCGCACGAACACCTTGAACGGCTGTTCGTCGCCTGCGTCGCCGCCGGCGCCGCCCGCCGTGCCTTCCACGTCCGCTCCCTCGAGCGGGTAGACCGTGAACGAGATGGCGGCCGGGGTCGTGTCCGCGTATGGGGGCGGCAACACGTCGTCGTCCGGTCCGTAACGGCCATAGGCGCGGAAGAGATACTCCCGCGTCCGCGGCGTGTCCGACCATTCGTCGCCCAGCACGATACCGGCGTCCGCGCGCAACCGCAGGACCACCGTCTGCCCCGGCTCGACGCCGGTAATGGTGGCCGAAGCCTTTTCCACGCCGTCCTCGGACAAGACCCAGATCACGCTGCGCTTGGCGGGAATCGCGGCTTCTATCGAGATGTCAAACTGGGCCTCCACGTGCACACCGCTGTTCTTCGCGGGCAGCGGGATGCGCGGCCCCGCGCCAAAATCCCGAATCAGCACGTCGTCATCGGTGTGCCAGAAGCGGCCCGTCATGGACGTCTCGATCTGGCCGGTGCCGCCCGGGTTGACCCAGTGGTCGTAGGCAATGCCGAGGCTTTGCAGGGCGGCAAAGCCGGTAAAGGCGTCTCCCAGCGCGCCGCCGGGCTGCATGTTCCCCGCCTCGTCCGCGCCCAGCACCGTGATTAGCATGCGCGAGTTCTGATTCTCCTCCAGCAAAGGCTGGGGCGGCGCGCCGCTCTTCAGCCGGTCCCAGAGATACCACGGGGTCAGCGCGGTCCACGTGGCCGTGCCCGCGTCGAGGCCGGCGTCCGCTTTCCAGAAGCGGTAGCTGAAAACCGGGTCGCAAGGGCTCGCATTCGACGGCGACTCACCCAGCCGTGCGAGGTCCCACGAGAAAGACGGCAGCGAGGCCGTCACGCCGTCGTACCTGGTCGCCGAGGTCAGTTTGGCCCGTGCCGGGAGCGGCATCCACCAGAGTTCGATCGCATTGCCGCCGAGCGGACTGCTGTTGCCCGCACGGTCCATGGCCACAAGCTGCATCTGGATGTGCCAGTCATTGGACAGGGCGCGCTCGATCGGGATACCCAGCGCGAACGGCCCCGCGACGGTCCAGTCCACGTCGAGCTGGCGCGCGCCGGGCCCGGCCACGCCGTAGTTCACCGTCACCAGGTCGCCGGCCGGGTCAATGCCCTTCGAGTGGAAGAAGCTGCCCGCCCAATAGGGCCGGGCGATATCCGCTGCGGGGCCGAGCAGGCTGCCCGCCACGGTGTCGGCGACGCTCAGCGCGCTCAGGCCGGCGTCAAACCCGGAGACTTCGACGCTCGGGCCGCCCTCCGGGGGATGGTCATCAAAATGCGCCGCCACCGTAAACACGAGCGGGCCGGGGCCGTTCAGGTACATGCCCGCGTTTCCCGTAGCCGTGCCGGCATCGGCCAGCGAAACGCGGTTCGTCGGGGCCTCCACAATCGCGGGCGGCCAGTCTCCCGGCGCGCCGCTGCCGTTGTCGGGGGTAGCCAGGTAGACATCCGTTGCAGCGACGAGAAACGCGCTGGCGTCGTTCTCCGGCGACAGCGCCAGCCTGGGCGGGACCGAGTCCAGCACCAGCAGCCTGCTGTTCTCCAGCGCCCGCGCGGCGACCCG
It encodes the following:
- a CDS encoding right-handed parallel beta-helix repeat-containing protein — protein: MRGRMLRICAGAVLCLLAWMPWAAAQQVVVEAGTETLILSTLTEALEHLTSLLAPEVRITLLLTGGAPFTFLEPAGIQVNLVQTNKKLVIAGGQGTPDNITPLASPQDVVVTTSLPTPVFTIMGPGEVVFEALTVEGGGSAGISVIGGTARVTLNRCLVRDSRGPGLSFSGSTGVIANTCFSGNADAAIDVSGGAATVVQSTFIDGSGNGITVGGGSAVVMGCLFYRNEGDALSANNKDKLKASFCTSSENGGDSLDLIENPIDVTVNLDAGGGWPGKLDSGIQAPGMETSAAGEYGSFDFERQARIGTPQVGADYVGGGVTDQVWLDTRYFVYDPGPYGAGYGDGRIYVGKGATFRITIVGNLNFVDDYVLLEPQTGSFAVPGRAIPLPLVGEPPNPADPSGVRVGYADYALQTTEVNGLVLDGLATVYLLADGEVFGVNAINTPDRVAARALENSRLLVLDSVPPRLALSPENDASAFLVAATDVYLATPDNGSGAPGDWPPAIVEAPTNRVSLADAGTATGNAGMYLNGPGPLVFTVAAHFDDHPPEGGPSVEVSGFDAGLSALSVADTVAGSLLGPAADIARPYWAGSFFHSKGIDPAGDLVTVNYGVAGPGARQLDVDWTVAGPFALGIPIERALSNDWHIQMQLVAMDRAGNSSPLGGNAIELWWMPLPARAKLTSATRYDGVTASLPSFSWDLARLGESPSNASPCDPVFSYRFWKADAGLDAGTATWTALTPWYLWDRLKSGAPPQPLLEENQNSRMLITVLGADEAGNMQPGGALGDAFTGFAALQSLGIAYDHWVNPGGTGQIETSMTGRFWHTDDDVLIRDFGAGPRIPLPAKNSGVHVEAQFDISIEAAIPAKRSVIWVLSEDGVEKASATITGVEPGQTVVLRLRADAGIVLGDEWSDTPRTREYLFRAYGRYGPDDDVLPPPYADTTPAAISFTVYPLEGADVEGTAGGAGGDAGDEQPFKVFVRGEE